A stretch of the Teredinibacter haidensis genome encodes the following:
- a CDS encoding polyphosphate polymerase domain-containing protein, whose protein sequence is MLEIKHNYRYERKFVVDQTGVNTLFTCLKRNAHGFRKAYPDRVINSIYFDDIFLSHCAENVDGIGDRTKVRVRWYGDDPGVVHNPKLELKIKRALVGRKEIYPVNGFDRNAKTSTIVQQLLGSDIPASVKCMLRRLSPVVQVSYRRKYYVSRDDRYRLTFDDGIRYYNAGNGYIRGFGKLDDRNIVELKYDVENDREVDRITNQLPFRLNKNSKYVNAIQSVYNLRV, encoded by the coding sequence ATGTTAGAAATAAAGCACAATTATAGGTACGAGCGTAAATTTGTGGTTGATCAAACTGGGGTTAATACACTGTTTACATGTTTAAAACGCAATGCCCATGGCTTTAGAAAGGCTTATCCTGATCGGGTGATCAATAGCATCTATTTTGATGATATCTTTCTTTCTCACTGCGCGGAGAATGTTGACGGTATTGGTGACCGCACCAAGGTTCGCGTACGCTGGTATGGTGACGATCCCGGTGTTGTACATAACCCAAAGTTAGAACTGAAAATCAAAAGAGCTTTGGTGGGGAGAAAGGAAATATATCCGGTTAACGGCTTTGATCGTAACGCAAAAACATCAACGATTGTGCAGCAATTGCTCGGCTCCGACATTCCTGCCAGCGTTAAATGTATGTTAAGACGGCTCTCACCCGTCGTACAGGTAAGTTACAGACGAAAATACTATGTGTCGCGGGATGATCGTTACCGCCTTACATTCGATGACGGTATTAGGTATTACAATGCTGGGAATGGATATATTAGAGGTTTCGGGAAGTTAGATGATCGTAATATCGTAGAATTGAAATACGATGTTGAGAATGATCGGGAGGTAGATAGAATTACTAATCAACTTCCTTTTAGGTTAAATAAAAATTCAAAATATGTAAATGCTATTCAGTCTGTCTATAACTTGAGAGTATAG
- a CDS encoding metallophosphoesterase family protein, which produces MKKLAKLGLVAITLVTMGCNFGNRNEGPLQVAFVSHTYHLHKHKDIQDMLVQSINQEKPKYIFSLGDVVLVNDDFRWKKAEEFFGKLDGPVYFSPGNHDLHSFYEVESQETDRHYPERRQQYIDRIGYVNKMVQDDNADFIMINSNDPFIKTQPFLDESIAKANPNTPNFLLTHHPIWIDRYRKNWIQWYWRSIKRDEIAPYLADFQRIIVGDISGSIQHHKFNETPATMIGIGNDGDPVFWVLATLQDNGEFSFEAKTIELPEHHPYKKKQR; this is translated from the coding sequence ATGAAAAAGTTGGCAAAACTCGGGCTTGTTGCTATTACGCTGGTTACCATGGGGTGTAATTTCGGTAATCGAAATGAAGGGCCGCTTCAGGTGGCTTTTGTTTCCCATACCTATCACTTGCATAAGCACAAAGATATTCAGGATATGCTAGTTCAGTCTATCAATCAGGAAAAGCCAAAATATATTTTTTCCTTGGGTGATGTTGTTCTGGTTAACGATGATTTTCGATGGAAGAAAGCAGAGGAATTTTTCGGGAAATTAGACGGGCCCGTTTATTTCTCGCCTGGGAATCACGATTTACATAGTTTTTATGAGGTGGAAAGCCAGGAAACCGACAGGCACTATCCAGAGCGCCGTCAGCAATATATTGATCGAATTGGCTATGTGAATAAAATGGTTCAGGATGATAATGCAGATTTCATTATGATTAATTCCAACGATCCATTTATAAAAACGCAGCCCTTTCTGGATGAGTCCATCGCCAAAGCAAACCCCAATACGCCAAATTTTTTGCTAACGCATCATCCGATCTGGATTGATCGCTATAGGAAAAATTGGATACAGTGGTATTGGCGTAGTATCAAGCGGGATGAGATAGCGCCTTACCTTGCGGATTTTCAGCGGATCATTGTCGGCGATATATCTGGCAGTATCCAGCATCATAAATTTAATGAAACTCCGGCTACGATGATCGGTATTGGCAATGATGGCGATCCCGTATTCTGGGTATTGGCAACACTGCAAGATAATGGTGAATTCAGTTTCGAGGCAAAAACCATTGAATTGCCGGAACATCACCCTTACAAAAAGAAACAACGATAG
- a CDS encoding anhydro-N-acetylmuramic acid kinase: MSEANRLYIGLMSGTSVDSIDAALVEFSDNALNLIGTLDLPYEERTRKKIFDLTRPGENEIDRMGALDKQLGLLFAHAVNQLLVKTGYGAADICGIGSHGQTIRHRPRSAGTPDQFTLQIGDPNTIAQLTGITTVADFRRRDMAAGGQGAPLAPTFHNEMFTSKEESRCILNIGGMSNVTYIPKAGPVIGFDTGPGNVLMDAWISSFGSHNYDEDGAWAKQGTVNQELLQKLLSHSFFRMTAPKSTGREDFDISWVSSNIEQTMTPFSPQDVQATLTELTAISIANALAAICEDNTHVFVCGGGAHNTHLFERLKALMPRFKLDTTDALNLQPDWVEAVAFAWLAMRTLERKPGNIPAVTGASQELILGGVYYA, encoded by the coding sequence ATGTCTGAGGCTAACCGCCTGTATATAGGCCTGATGTCTGGAACTAGCGTCGATTCTATAGATGCCGCGCTGGTCGAATTTTCGGATAATGCCCTGAACCTTATCGGCACTCTGGATCTGCCCTACGAAGAGCGAACTCGCAAAAAAATATTCGATTTAACTCGCCCCGGTGAGAATGAAATAGATCGAATGGGCGCACTCGATAAACAGTTAGGCTTACTATTTGCGCACGCAGTTAACCAATTACTTGTCAAAACCGGCTACGGTGCGGCTGACATTTGCGGCATTGGCAGTCACGGCCAAACTATTCGCCACCGTCCCCGAAGCGCAGGCACACCGGACCAATTCACCCTACAAATCGGCGACCCAAACACTATTGCTCAGCTTACAGGAATAACGACGGTTGCTGATTTTCGCCGAAGAGACATGGCGGCCGGCGGCCAGGGCGCTCCATTAGCTCCGACCTTCCACAATGAAATGTTTACCTCGAAGGAGGAGTCGCGCTGTATTTTGAATATTGGCGGCATGTCCAACGTAACCTACATCCCCAAAGCTGGCCCCGTCATTGGCTTTGACACAGGCCCCGGCAACGTTTTAATGGATGCTTGGATCAGTTCTTTTGGTTCGCACAATTATGACGAAGATGGTGCCTGGGCAAAACAGGGAACCGTTAATCAAGAACTACTCCAAAAACTGTTAAGCCATTCGTTCTTTCGTATGACTGCGCCCAAAAGTACCGGCCGGGAAGATTTCGATATAAGCTGGGTAAGCTCCAACATAGAGCAGACCATGACCCCCTTTTCACCACAGGATGTCCAGGCAACGCTAACTGAGCTCACAGCAATCAGTATTGCCAACGCGCTAGCCGCGATCTGTGAAGACAACACCCATGTATTTGTCTGCGGCGGCGGCGCACACAACACGCACCTATTTGAACGGTTAAAAGCGCTAATGCCAAGATTTAAATTGGATACCACCGATGCGCTTAACCTTCAACCAGACTGGGTAGAAGCCGTAGCATTCGCCTGGCTGGCCATGCGTACTCTGGAACGTAAACCCGGGAACATACCCGCGGTTACAGGAGCCTCTCAAGAATTGATTTTAGGTGGTGTATATTACGCCTGA
- a CDS encoding OapA family protein, translating into MQPVDMKRKKRFEVKRKSVKAVLKQLPRMHLAAVAALSFCLGTFLMLPSKETEAKRHSQAIPIPSLQSIQEPFQATPELEDFAPIEEPDNRLINQKVKPGDNLSLIFKRAGFTDRDMMALLQAENGKKLASLYPGHHLEFLVGVNGALQKLSYIQDRLNSFAYTRTAGGYHYSEIQRKPDIILSTRSATITESLFLAGKKAQLDDKLVMELAGIFGWDIDFALDIRENDSFKVLFEESFLDGDKIGNGNILAAEFTNRGKSFRAVRYEDINGNTQYYTPTGDTMRKEFLRTPIDFARISSHFNLSRKHPVLNKIRAHKGTDYAAARGTPIKAAGDGKVTFAGRKGGYGNVVIIQHGQTYKTFYAHISKFRKGIHKGSRVKQGQVIAYVGSTGLATGPHLHYEFHVNGAVRNPLTVKLPKAKAVPEAELQRFYQHTQPLLAELTPEAPSTKVAVRHTNSDTKKL; encoded by the coding sequence ATGCAACCTGTTGATATGAAAAGAAAAAAGCGCTTTGAGGTAAAACGCAAGTCCGTAAAAGCTGTACTTAAGCAACTGCCTCGAATGCACCTTGCTGCTGTTGCCGCACTTTCCTTTTGTTTGGGTACCTTCCTGATGCTACCCAGCAAAGAAACTGAGGCCAAGCGCCACAGTCAGGCTATCCCCATACCTTCGCTCCAAAGTATCCAAGAGCCTTTTCAGGCAACACCCGAACTGGAAGATTTTGCCCCCATCGAAGAGCCTGATAACCGGCTGATAAACCAGAAGGTGAAACCCGGTGATAACCTGTCGCTGATATTCAAGCGTGCAGGTTTCACAGACAGGGATATGATGGCACTATTACAGGCTGAAAACGGGAAAAAACTGGCCTCTCTCTACCCCGGTCACCACCTGGAATTTTTGGTAGGTGTCAACGGCGCCCTACAAAAACTCAGTTATATTCAAGACCGTCTCAACAGCTTTGCGTACACCCGCACAGCTGGCGGTTACCACTACTCCGAAATACAACGCAAACCCGACATCATCCTGTCTACTCGCTCGGCAACCATTACTGAATCGCTGTTTCTCGCCGGGAAAAAAGCCCAGCTGGACGATAAACTGGTGATGGAGTTGGCCGGTATTTTCGGCTGGGATATCGATTTTGCGCTCGATATTCGCGAAAACGATTCGTTTAAGGTGTTATTTGAAGAATCATTTTTAGATGGCGACAAAATTGGCAATGGCAATATCCTCGCCGCAGAATTCACCAATCGTGGTAAGTCTTTTCGCGCTGTACGCTACGAAGACATCAACGGCAACACCCAATATTACACTCCAACCGGAGACACGATGCGCAAAGAGTTTCTGCGCACGCCTATCGATTTCGCTCGCATATCCTCCCACTTTAACCTTAGCCGCAAGCACCCGGTATTGAATAAAATTCGTGCCCACAAGGGAACAGATTACGCAGCCGCCCGCGGCACACCCATTAAAGCGGCCGGTGACGGTAAGGTTACCTTTGCCGGGCGAAAGGGTGGCTACGGTAACGTTGTTATTATTCAGCACGGGCAAACCTATAAAACCTTTTATGCACACATTAGTAAATTCCGCAAAGGCATTCACAAAGGTTCACGAGTTAAGCAAGGGCAAGTTATCGCTTATGTCGGCTCGACAGGCTTAGCAACCGGCCCACATCTTCATTATGAATTTCACGTTAACGGTGCCGTACGTAATCCACTCACAGTGAAATTACCAAAAGCCAAGGCCGTTCCCGAAGCGGAATTACAGCGTTTTTACCAACATACCCAGCCGCTACTGGCCGAATTGACCCCAGAAGCTCCCAGCACAAAAGTTGCTGTCCGTCATACAAATAGCGACACAAAAAAATTATAA
- the tyrS gene encoding tyrosine--tRNA ligase, which translates to MTAVDSNLLNDLQARGLIAQMTGDDQLYSWLQEPRTLYSGFDPTADSLHIGSLVPLLTLRRFQQAGHKPLALVGGATGLIGDPSFKAQERKLNTPDIVAAWVDKLKAQVSRFIDFDSGSNAAEVVNNLDWIGDVNVLDFLRDVGKHFSINNMIQKESVKQRIDREGAGISFTEFTYMILQSYDFAELYKQYTCTLQIGGSDQWGNITGGIDLARRMYGGNVFGLTLPLVTKSDGSKFGKTESGTIWLDSAKTSPYAFYQFWLNSADEDAYKFLRYFTFLSVDDINRIEEDDKAAQGRPQAQSILAKEVTRLIHGDEGLRAAERITEAMFNGDLADLTEAELEQLALDGLPSSKLGADELVEKPLTSLLTDCGMVKAGREVKDALGRNAVWINGVAKGAEDNMNVMESFAADKALYGRFFLIKLGKKKNHLFELV; encoded by the coding sequence ATGACAGCGGTAGACTCTAACCTCCTAAACGACCTTCAGGCACGCGGCTTGATCGCGCAAATGACCGGTGACGACCAGCTTTATAGCTGGTTGCAGGAGCCCCGCACGCTCTATAGTGGTTTCGACCCCACGGCAGATAGTTTGCACATTGGCAGCCTGGTTCCCCTTCTTACACTGCGCAGATTTCAACAGGCGGGGCACAAGCCTTTGGCGTTGGTCGGTGGGGCGACGGGGTTGATTGGCGACCCTAGCTTTAAGGCCCAGGAGCGTAAGTTGAATACTCCGGATATTGTTGCCGCTTGGGTCGACAAACTTAAGGCTCAGGTATCCCGATTTATCGATTTTGACAGCGGTAGTAATGCCGCCGAGGTAGTGAATAACCTGGATTGGATTGGTGATGTTAACGTGCTCGATTTCCTGCGCGACGTGGGCAAACACTTTTCCATTAACAATATGATTCAGAAGGAATCAGTAAAGCAGCGCATCGACCGCGAAGGTGCGGGCATTTCCTTTACTGAGTTTACCTATATGATTTTGCAGTCTTACGACTTTGCAGAACTCTACAAACAGTACACCTGCACGCTACAAATTGGCGGTTCCGACCAGTGGGGTAATATCACAGGGGGGATCGATCTCGCTCGTCGCATGTACGGTGGCAATGTTTTTGGGCTGACATTGCCATTGGTAACGAAATCCGATGGTTCGAAGTTTGGGAAAACAGAATCGGGCACCATTTGGTTGGATTCGGCTAAGACCTCGCCCTATGCTTTTTACCAATTCTGGCTGAACAGTGCAGATGAAGACGCTTATAAATTTCTACGTTACTTCACCTTCCTCTCGGTTGACGATATTAACCGCATTGAAGAAGACGATAAAGCGGCGCAGGGTCGGCCACAGGCTCAAAGCATACTGGCAAAAGAAGTGACTCGACTGATTCACGGCGACGAAGGTTTGCGGGCGGCCGAGAGAATTACCGAGGCCATGTTTAACGGTGACTTGGCTGATTTAACGGAAGCGGAGCTGGAGCAGTTAGCACTGGATGGTTTGCCTTCCAGTAAATTAGGCGCTGATGAGCTTGTAGAAAAACCACTTACCTCCTTGTTGACGGATTGTGGCATGGTGAAAGCGGGTCGCGAAGTAAAAGATGCCTTAGGTCGTAACGCTGTATGGATTAACGGCGTTGCCAAAGGCGCGGAAGACAATATGAATGTGATGGAGAGCTTCGCTGCAGACAAGGCACTTTATGGCCGCTTCTTTTTGATTAAGCTAGGCAAGAAGAAAAACCATTTGTTTGAGCTGGTTTAA